A window of the Cucurbita pepo subsp. pepo cultivar mu-cu-16 chromosome LG01, ASM280686v2, whole genome shotgun sequence genome harbors these coding sequences:
- the LOC111799955 gene encoding serine/threonine-protein kinase prpf4B-like isoform X1 translates to MANDTAHRKYRRSASDEEDDRSSKRHKHRHHRRHHRHRHSSNKNEEESCRDQEDSVPPVANRWSRPQDDVEEGEILEEDESGVRENESAMKEADMEFGELEADKNSDRIGRPTKECHSVDESSNIEANSTVKEGAVNSPQDQKTSKVDSKFYNLDKDKGGSYLKKDRDKEIRMLDQTKSDCKHGNDVSFSISEMTGIKYNDLECCREDHLKDGYDHKSMELDERQNKQMLSPSKGGIKKISNNDHGKVATDGSTLSYLKRPQLERAEDKSQDLTPSTSLDRFIDTSDCRSRSRSNCHSRGQSHSRETVEEEAESRRRHHHGWDHPIFDDKSKIHNDLDDGYTDRARKEGRQQSRDTKDRRRSKTEVDRDWSKENEMEKTKDKDRGIDKQKYDERERGRSRDRRKEMEQNRSKERELERDRRRERDVERDRRVKEREVERDRRVEREREVERDRRVERDRELERDRRVERDRGCSKERELDWDRRAEKERCRSRDREGNRDRRREMEKDRSKDTEVDWNARRDRERDRNDDKAEYSDRNRDRERVREMQKDRFRDTELDRERRDNRNKNEASDIVSSKDKYGNLEHGYAKGSKQPRHYDNESGQDGGQVNAVGKHGSFRRISLEGGEDKLVSDHDEEEEDGDSMSFQLADQEEEDLNRIKEESRRRRQAILEKYKCQQLEKQVEPSLKQSEKDKDSANDSSQSEAAAHAIPKLVDGAVDDSVADSSFVVEKSPRQNGVAASDNTAGTKGLGEGTPKAEGSDGLFCDDIFGETPAAVRKMGKGDGLQIERSGLHDNWDDADGYYNYRFGEVLDSRYEIAAAHGKGVFSTVVRAKDLKAGHGEPEEVAIKILRSNETMYKAGLEELVILKKLVGADPDDKRHCVRFLSSFKYRNHLCLVFESLHMNLREVLKKFGRNIGLKLTAVRAYAKQLFIALKHLRNCGVLHCDIKPDNMLVNEGKNVLKLCDFGNAMFAGKNEITPYLVSRFYRAPEIILGLPYDHPMDIWSVGCCLYELSTGKVLFPGPSNNDMLRLHMELKGPFQKKMLRKGAFTEQHFDQDLNFHASEEDPVTKKTIKRIIVNIKPKDIGSIIRGSPGEDPKMLANFKDLLDKIFVLDPEKRMTVSQALNHPFITVFFMMT, encoded by the exons ATGGCTAACGATACTGCTCACAGGAAGTACCGCCGATCTGCTTCAGATGAGGAGGACGATCGATCTTCGAAGCGTCACAAACACCGTCACCATCGCCGCCACCACAGACATCGTCACAGCAGCAataagaatgaagaagaaagctgCCGTGACCAGGAGGACAGTGTTCCTCCTGTTGCTAATCGTTGGTCTCGACCCCAAGATGACGTCGAGGAAGGTGAAATTCTCGAGGAGGATGAGTCCGGCGTTCGCGAGAATGAGAGCGCGATGAAGGAGGCGGATATGGAATTTGGGGAACTTGAAGCTGATAAAAATTCTGATAGAATTGGCCGACCCACTAAG GAGTGTCATTCGGTGGATGAATCATCTAATATCGAGGCTAATTCAACTGTGAAGGAGGGAGCAGTAAACAGTCCTCAGGATCAGAAAACCTCGAAAGTGGACAGTAAGTTCTATAATTTAGATAAGGATAAAGGTGGCTCTTATCTAAAAAAAGACAGAGACAAGGAAATCAGGATGCTCGATCAAACCAAGTCTGACTGTAAGCATGGCAATGATGTTAGCTTTTCCATAAGTGAAATGACTGGAATTAAATACAATGATCTTGAATGTTGCCGAGAGGATCATCTCAAAGATGGTTATGATCATAAATCTATGGAGTTAGATGAGAGGCAGAACAAACAAATGTTGTCTCCTTCCAAAGGGGGtattaagaaaataagcaACAATGACCATGGAAAGGTGGCAACAGATGGAAGCACCTTGAGTTATTTGAAAAGGCCACAGTTAGAAAGGGCAGAAGACAAGTCTCAGGATTTGACGCCATCAACATCTCTTGATCGATTCATTGACACATCAGATTGCAGGAGTAGATCAAGGTCAAATTGTCATTCTAGGGGGCAATCTCATTCTCGTGAAACAGTAGAAGAGGAGGCAGAGTCAAGGAGAAGACATCATCATGGTTGGGATCACCCAATATTTGatgataaaagtaaaattcatAATGACTTGGACGACGGTTATACTGATCGTGCTAGAAAAGAAGGAAGGCAACAAAGCAGGGATACGAAGGACAGACGGAGAAGTAAGACGGAGGTGGATAGGGACTGGtcaaaggaaaatgaaatggaaaaaaccAAAGATAAAGATAGGGGTATAGATAAGCAAAAGTatgatgagagagagagaggaagaagtagggatagaagaaaggagaTGGAACAAAATAGGAGCAAGGAAAGAGAGTTGGAAAGGGATAGAAGGAGGGAAAGGGATGTGGAAAGAGATAGGAGAGTGAAGGAAAGAGAGGTGGAAAGAGATAGAAGAGTGGAGAGGGAAAGAGAGGTGGAAAGGGATAGAAGAGTGGAGAGGGATAGGGAGTTGGAAAGAGATAGAAGAGTGGAGAGGGATAGAGGTTGTAGCAAGGAAAGAGAGTTGGATTGGGATAGAAGAGCAGAAAAGGAAAGATGTAGGAGCAGAGATAGAGAGGGTAATAGGGatagaagaagagaaatggagaaagaTAGGAGCAAGGACACAGAAGTGGATTGGAATGCGAGAAGAGATAGGGAGAGGGATCGGAATGACGATAAGGCTGAATATAGTGATAGGAATAGAGACAGGGAAAGGGTGAGAGAGATGCAGAAGGACCGGTTTAGGGATACAGAATTAGATAGGGAGAGACGAGACAATAGAAACAAGAATGAAGCCAGTGACATTGTAAGTAGTAAGGACAAGTATGGGAATCTTGAGCATGGCTATGCTAAAGGTTCTAAGCAGCCTAGGCATTATGATAATGAATCTGGTCAGGATGGGGGACAAGTTAATGCTGTTGGAAAGCATGGTAGTTTTAGGAGAATTAGTCTGGAAGGAGGTGAAGACAAGCTAGTGag TGATCACgatgaggaggaagaggaCGGAGACAGCATGTCATTTCAATTAGCTGATCAAGAAGAGGAGGATCTTAACAGAATCAAGGAGGAGAGTAGAAGACGGAGGCAAGCAATCTTAGAAAAGTACAAATGCCAGCAGTTGGAGAAACAAGTAGAGCCTTCTTTGAAGCAATCTGAGAAAG ATAAGGATTCTGCAAATGATTCTTCTCAATCAGAAGCTGCTGCTCATGCTATTCCAAAATTGGTTGATGGGGCTGTGGATGATAGTGTTGCTGACTCATCTTTTGTTGTGGAGAAATCACCACGTCAAAATGGAGTAGCTGCATCTGATAACACTGCTGGTACTAAAGGACTTGGAGAGGGGACTCCAAAG GCTGAGGGATCAGATGGATTATTCTGTGATGACATTTTTGGAGAAACACCTGCTGCAGTTCGTAAAATG GGCAAAGGCGATGGTTTGCAGATAGAGAGGAGTGGCCTTCATGACAATTGGGATGATGCAGATGGATATTATA ACTATCGGTTTGGTGAAGTGCTTGATAGTCGGTATGAAATAGCTGCTGCTCATGGAAAAGGTGTCTTTTCAACTGTAGTCCGTGCAAAGGATCTCAAAGCTGGTCATGGCGAACCAGAAGAAGTGGCAATCAAAATTTTACGTAGTAATGAAACAAT GTACAAGGCTGGTCTGGAGGAGTTGGTCATATTGAAAAAGCTAGTAGGTGCAGATCCAGATGATAAGCGTCACTGTGTTCGTtttctttcaagtttcaaATATAGGAATCAtctttgtttagtttttgaatCTCTTCATATGAATCTCCGTGAGGTCTTGAAGAAATTTGGGCGCAATATTGGCCTTAAGTTAACTGCTGTGAGGGCATACGCTAAGCAGCTTTTTATTGCCCTGAAGCATTTAAGAAACTGTGGTGTTCTACACTGTGACATAAAGCCGGATAATATGCTG GTTAACGAGGGAAAAAATGTTCTGAAGCTTTGTGATTTTGGAAATGCGATGTTTGCCGGTAAAAATGAAATCACGCCATACCTTGTTAGCCGGTTTTATCGTGCCCCTGAAATAA TTTTAGGGCTGCCATATGACCATCCAATGGATATCTGGTCTGTGGGTTGCTGTTTGTACGAGCTTTCTACAGGAAAAGTTCTTTTTCCTGGTCCTTCTAATAATGACATGCTGCGTCTACACATGGAATTAAAGGGCCCCTTTCAGAAAAAGATGCTTCGTAAG GGAGCATTTACTGAGCAACATTTTGACCAGGACCTGAACTTCCATGCTTCTGAGGAGGATCCTGTAACCAAAAAG ACCATAAAGCGAATAATAGTCAATATAAAGCCTAAAGATATTGGATCAATTATTAGGGGATCTCCTGGTGAAGATCCAAAGATGTTAGCCAATTTTAAGGATCTTCTAGACAAAATTTTTGTGTTGGATCCAGAAAAAAGGATGACAGTATCACAAGCATTGAATCATCCATTCATCACTG TCTTCTTTATGATGACCTAA
- the LOC111799955 gene encoding serine/threonine-protein kinase prpf4B-like isoform X2, with translation MANDTAHRKYRRSASDEEDDRSSKRHKHRHHRRHHRHRHSSNKNEEESCRDQEDSVPPVANRWSRPQDDVEEGEILEEDESGVRENESAMKEADMEFGELEADKNSDRIGRPTKECHSVDESSNIEANSTVKEGAVNSPQDQKTSKVDSKFYNLDKDKGGSYLKKDRDKEIRMLDQTKSDCKHGNDVSFSISEMTGIKYNDLECCREDHLKDGYDHKSMELDERQNKQMLSPSKGGIKKISNNDHGKVATDGSTLSYLKRPQLERAEDKSQDLTPSTSLDRFIDTSDCRSRSRSNCHSRGQSHSRETVEEEAESRRRHHHGWDHPIFDDKSKIHNDLDDGYTDRARKEGRQQSRDTKDRRRSKTEVDRDWSKENEMEKTKDKDRGIDKQKYDERERGRSRDRRKEMEQNRSKERELERDRRRERDVERDRRVKEREVERDRRVEREREVERDRRVERDRELERDRRVERDRGCSKERELDWDRRAEKERCRSRDREGNRDRRREMEKDRSKDTEVDWNARRDRERDRNDDKAEYSDRNRDRERVREMQKDRFRDTELDRERRDNRNKNEASDIVSSKDKYGNLEHGYAKGSKQPRHYDNESGQDGGQVNAVGKHGSFRRISLEGGEDKLVSDHDEEEEDGDSMSFQLADQEEEDLNRIKEESRRRRQAILEKYKCQQLEKQVEPSLKQSEKDKDSANDSSQSEAAAHAIPKLVDGAVDDSVADSSFVVEKSPRQNGVAASDNTAGTKGLGEGTPKAEGSDGLFCDDIFGETPAAVRKMGKGDGLQIERSGLHDNWDDADGYYNYRFGEVLDSRYEIAAAHGKGVFSTVVRAKDLKAGHGEPEEVAIKILRSNETMYKAGLEELVILKKLKFGRNIGLKLTAVRAYAKQLFIALKHLRNCGVLHCDIKPDNMLVNEGKNVLKLCDFGNAMFAGKNEITPYLVSRFYRAPEIILGLPYDHPMDIWSVGCCLYELSTGKVLFPGPSNNDMLRLHMELKGPFQKKMLRKGAFTEQHFDQDLNFHASEEDPVTKKTIKRIIVNIKPKDIGSIIRGSPGEDPKMLANFKDLLDKIFVLDPEKRMTVSQALNHPFITVFFMMT, from the exons ATGGCTAACGATACTGCTCACAGGAAGTACCGCCGATCTGCTTCAGATGAGGAGGACGATCGATCTTCGAAGCGTCACAAACACCGTCACCATCGCCGCCACCACAGACATCGTCACAGCAGCAataagaatgaagaagaaagctgCCGTGACCAGGAGGACAGTGTTCCTCCTGTTGCTAATCGTTGGTCTCGACCCCAAGATGACGTCGAGGAAGGTGAAATTCTCGAGGAGGATGAGTCCGGCGTTCGCGAGAATGAGAGCGCGATGAAGGAGGCGGATATGGAATTTGGGGAACTTGAAGCTGATAAAAATTCTGATAGAATTGGCCGACCCACTAAG GAGTGTCATTCGGTGGATGAATCATCTAATATCGAGGCTAATTCAACTGTGAAGGAGGGAGCAGTAAACAGTCCTCAGGATCAGAAAACCTCGAAAGTGGACAGTAAGTTCTATAATTTAGATAAGGATAAAGGTGGCTCTTATCTAAAAAAAGACAGAGACAAGGAAATCAGGATGCTCGATCAAACCAAGTCTGACTGTAAGCATGGCAATGATGTTAGCTTTTCCATAAGTGAAATGACTGGAATTAAATACAATGATCTTGAATGTTGCCGAGAGGATCATCTCAAAGATGGTTATGATCATAAATCTATGGAGTTAGATGAGAGGCAGAACAAACAAATGTTGTCTCCTTCCAAAGGGGGtattaagaaaataagcaACAATGACCATGGAAAGGTGGCAACAGATGGAAGCACCTTGAGTTATTTGAAAAGGCCACAGTTAGAAAGGGCAGAAGACAAGTCTCAGGATTTGACGCCATCAACATCTCTTGATCGATTCATTGACACATCAGATTGCAGGAGTAGATCAAGGTCAAATTGTCATTCTAGGGGGCAATCTCATTCTCGTGAAACAGTAGAAGAGGAGGCAGAGTCAAGGAGAAGACATCATCATGGTTGGGATCACCCAATATTTGatgataaaagtaaaattcatAATGACTTGGACGACGGTTATACTGATCGTGCTAGAAAAGAAGGAAGGCAACAAAGCAGGGATACGAAGGACAGACGGAGAAGTAAGACGGAGGTGGATAGGGACTGGtcaaaggaaaatgaaatggaaaaaaccAAAGATAAAGATAGGGGTATAGATAAGCAAAAGTatgatgagagagagagaggaagaagtagggatagaagaaaggagaTGGAACAAAATAGGAGCAAGGAAAGAGAGTTGGAAAGGGATAGAAGGAGGGAAAGGGATGTGGAAAGAGATAGGAGAGTGAAGGAAAGAGAGGTGGAAAGAGATAGAAGAGTGGAGAGGGAAAGAGAGGTGGAAAGGGATAGAAGAGTGGAGAGGGATAGGGAGTTGGAAAGAGATAGAAGAGTGGAGAGGGATAGAGGTTGTAGCAAGGAAAGAGAGTTGGATTGGGATAGAAGAGCAGAAAAGGAAAGATGTAGGAGCAGAGATAGAGAGGGTAATAGGGatagaagaagagaaatggagaaagaTAGGAGCAAGGACACAGAAGTGGATTGGAATGCGAGAAGAGATAGGGAGAGGGATCGGAATGACGATAAGGCTGAATATAGTGATAGGAATAGAGACAGGGAAAGGGTGAGAGAGATGCAGAAGGACCGGTTTAGGGATACAGAATTAGATAGGGAGAGACGAGACAATAGAAACAAGAATGAAGCCAGTGACATTGTAAGTAGTAAGGACAAGTATGGGAATCTTGAGCATGGCTATGCTAAAGGTTCTAAGCAGCCTAGGCATTATGATAATGAATCTGGTCAGGATGGGGGACAAGTTAATGCTGTTGGAAAGCATGGTAGTTTTAGGAGAATTAGTCTGGAAGGAGGTGAAGACAAGCTAGTGag TGATCACgatgaggaggaagaggaCGGAGACAGCATGTCATTTCAATTAGCTGATCAAGAAGAGGAGGATCTTAACAGAATCAAGGAGGAGAGTAGAAGACGGAGGCAAGCAATCTTAGAAAAGTACAAATGCCAGCAGTTGGAGAAACAAGTAGAGCCTTCTTTGAAGCAATCTGAGAAAG ATAAGGATTCTGCAAATGATTCTTCTCAATCAGAAGCTGCTGCTCATGCTATTCCAAAATTGGTTGATGGGGCTGTGGATGATAGTGTTGCTGACTCATCTTTTGTTGTGGAGAAATCACCACGTCAAAATGGAGTAGCTGCATCTGATAACACTGCTGGTACTAAAGGACTTGGAGAGGGGACTCCAAAG GCTGAGGGATCAGATGGATTATTCTGTGATGACATTTTTGGAGAAACACCTGCTGCAGTTCGTAAAATG GGCAAAGGCGATGGTTTGCAGATAGAGAGGAGTGGCCTTCATGACAATTGGGATGATGCAGATGGATATTATA ACTATCGGTTTGGTGAAGTGCTTGATAGTCGGTATGAAATAGCTGCTGCTCATGGAAAAGGTGTCTTTTCAACTGTAGTCCGTGCAAAGGATCTCAAAGCTGGTCATGGCGAACCAGAAGAAGTGGCAATCAAAATTTTACGTAGTAATGAAACAAT GTACAAGGCTGGTCTGGAGGAGTTGGTCATATTGAAAAAGCTA AAATTTGGGCGCAATATTGGCCTTAAGTTAACTGCTGTGAGGGCATACGCTAAGCAGCTTTTTATTGCCCTGAAGCATTTAAGAAACTGTGGTGTTCTACACTGTGACATAAAGCCGGATAATATGCTG GTTAACGAGGGAAAAAATGTTCTGAAGCTTTGTGATTTTGGAAATGCGATGTTTGCCGGTAAAAATGAAATCACGCCATACCTTGTTAGCCGGTTTTATCGTGCCCCTGAAATAA TTTTAGGGCTGCCATATGACCATCCAATGGATATCTGGTCTGTGGGTTGCTGTTTGTACGAGCTTTCTACAGGAAAAGTTCTTTTTCCTGGTCCTTCTAATAATGACATGCTGCGTCTACACATGGAATTAAAGGGCCCCTTTCAGAAAAAGATGCTTCGTAAG GGAGCATTTACTGAGCAACATTTTGACCAGGACCTGAACTTCCATGCTTCTGAGGAGGATCCTGTAACCAAAAAG ACCATAAAGCGAATAATAGTCAATATAAAGCCTAAAGATATTGGATCAATTATTAGGGGATCTCCTGGTGAAGATCCAAAGATGTTAGCCAATTTTAAGGATCTTCTAGACAAAATTTTTGTGTTGGATCCAGAAAAAAGGATGACAGTATCACAAGCATTGAATCATCCATTCATCACTG TCTTCTTTATGATGACCTAA
- the LOC111799955 gene encoding serine/threonine-protein kinase prpf4B-like isoform X3, translated as MLDQTKSDCKHGNDVSFSISEMTGIKYNDLECCREDHLKDGYDHKSMELDERQNKQMLSPSKGGIKKISNNDHGKVATDGSTLSYLKRPQLERAEDKSQDLTPSTSLDRFIDTSDCRSRSRSNCHSRGQSHSRETVEEEAESRRRHHHGWDHPIFDDKSKIHNDLDDGYTDRARKEGRQQSRDTKDRRRSKTEVDRDWSKENEMEKTKDKDRGIDKQKYDERERGRSRDRRKEMEQNRSKERELERDRRRERDVERDRRVKEREVERDRRVEREREVERDRRVERDRELERDRRVERDRGCSKERELDWDRRAEKERCRSRDREGNRDRRREMEKDRSKDTEVDWNARRDRERDRNDDKAEYSDRNRDRERVREMQKDRFRDTELDRERRDNRNKNEASDIVSSKDKYGNLEHGYAKGSKQPRHYDNESGQDGGQVNAVGKHGSFRRISLEGGEDKLVSDHDEEEEDGDSMSFQLADQEEEDLNRIKEESRRRRQAILEKYKCQQLEKQVEPSLKQSEKDKDSANDSSQSEAAAHAIPKLVDGAVDDSVADSSFVVEKSPRQNGVAASDNTAGTKGLGEGTPKAEGSDGLFCDDIFGETPAAVRKMGKGDGLQIERSGLHDNWDDADGYYNYRFGEVLDSRYEIAAAHGKGVFSTVVRAKDLKAGHGEPEEVAIKILRSNETMYKAGLEELVILKKLVGADPDDKRHCVRFLSSFKYRNHLCLVFESLHMNLREVLKKFGRNIGLKLTAVRAYAKQLFIALKHLRNCGVLHCDIKPDNMLVNEGKNVLKLCDFGNAMFAGKNEITPYLVSRFYRAPEIILGLPYDHPMDIWSVGCCLYELSTGKVLFPGPSNNDMLRLHMELKGPFQKKMLRKGAFTEQHFDQDLNFHASEEDPVTKKTIKRIIVNIKPKDIGSIIRGSPGEDPKMLANFKDLLDKIFVLDPEKRMTVSQALNHPFITVFFMMT; from the exons ATGCTCGATCAAACCAAGTCTGACTGTAAGCATGGCAATGATGTTAGCTTTTCCATAAGTGAAATGACTGGAATTAAATACAATGATCTTGAATGTTGCCGAGAGGATCATCTCAAAGATGGTTATGATCATAAATCTATGGAGTTAGATGAGAGGCAGAACAAACAAATGTTGTCTCCTTCCAAAGGGGGtattaagaaaataagcaACAATGACCATGGAAAGGTGGCAACAGATGGAAGCACCTTGAGTTATTTGAAAAGGCCACAGTTAGAAAGGGCAGAAGACAAGTCTCAGGATTTGACGCCATCAACATCTCTTGATCGATTCATTGACACATCAGATTGCAGGAGTAGATCAAGGTCAAATTGTCATTCTAGGGGGCAATCTCATTCTCGTGAAACAGTAGAAGAGGAGGCAGAGTCAAGGAGAAGACATCATCATGGTTGGGATCACCCAATATTTGatgataaaagtaaaattcatAATGACTTGGACGACGGTTATACTGATCGTGCTAGAAAAGAAGGAAGGCAACAAAGCAGGGATACGAAGGACAGACGGAGAAGTAAGACGGAGGTGGATAGGGACTGGtcaaaggaaaatgaaatggaaaaaaccAAAGATAAAGATAGGGGTATAGATAAGCAAAAGTatgatgagagagagagaggaagaagtagggatagaagaaaggagaTGGAACAAAATAGGAGCAAGGAAAGAGAGTTGGAAAGGGATAGAAGGAGGGAAAGGGATGTGGAAAGAGATAGGAGAGTGAAGGAAAGAGAGGTGGAAAGAGATAGAAGAGTGGAGAGGGAAAGAGAGGTGGAAAGGGATAGAAGAGTGGAGAGGGATAGGGAGTTGGAAAGAGATAGAAGAGTGGAGAGGGATAGAGGTTGTAGCAAGGAAAGAGAGTTGGATTGGGATAGAAGAGCAGAAAAGGAAAGATGTAGGAGCAGAGATAGAGAGGGTAATAGGGatagaagaagagaaatggagaaagaTAGGAGCAAGGACACAGAAGTGGATTGGAATGCGAGAAGAGATAGGGAGAGGGATCGGAATGACGATAAGGCTGAATATAGTGATAGGAATAGAGACAGGGAAAGGGTGAGAGAGATGCAGAAGGACCGGTTTAGGGATACAGAATTAGATAGGGAGAGACGAGACAATAGAAACAAGAATGAAGCCAGTGACATTGTAAGTAGTAAGGACAAGTATGGGAATCTTGAGCATGGCTATGCTAAAGGTTCTAAGCAGCCTAGGCATTATGATAATGAATCTGGTCAGGATGGGGGACAAGTTAATGCTGTTGGAAAGCATGGTAGTTTTAGGAGAATTAGTCTGGAAGGAGGTGAAGACAAGCTAGTGag TGATCACgatgaggaggaagaggaCGGAGACAGCATGTCATTTCAATTAGCTGATCAAGAAGAGGAGGATCTTAACAGAATCAAGGAGGAGAGTAGAAGACGGAGGCAAGCAATCTTAGAAAAGTACAAATGCCAGCAGTTGGAGAAACAAGTAGAGCCTTCTTTGAAGCAATCTGAGAAAG ATAAGGATTCTGCAAATGATTCTTCTCAATCAGAAGCTGCTGCTCATGCTATTCCAAAATTGGTTGATGGGGCTGTGGATGATAGTGTTGCTGACTCATCTTTTGTTGTGGAGAAATCACCACGTCAAAATGGAGTAGCTGCATCTGATAACACTGCTGGTACTAAAGGACTTGGAGAGGGGACTCCAAAG GCTGAGGGATCAGATGGATTATTCTGTGATGACATTTTTGGAGAAACACCTGCTGCAGTTCGTAAAATG GGCAAAGGCGATGGTTTGCAGATAGAGAGGAGTGGCCTTCATGACAATTGGGATGATGCAGATGGATATTATA ACTATCGGTTTGGTGAAGTGCTTGATAGTCGGTATGAAATAGCTGCTGCTCATGGAAAAGGTGTCTTTTCAACTGTAGTCCGTGCAAAGGATCTCAAAGCTGGTCATGGCGAACCAGAAGAAGTGGCAATCAAAATTTTACGTAGTAATGAAACAAT GTACAAGGCTGGTCTGGAGGAGTTGGTCATATTGAAAAAGCTAGTAGGTGCAGATCCAGATGATAAGCGTCACTGTGTTCGTtttctttcaagtttcaaATATAGGAATCAtctttgtttagtttttgaatCTCTTCATATGAATCTCCGTGAGGTCTTGAAGAAATTTGGGCGCAATATTGGCCTTAAGTTAACTGCTGTGAGGGCATACGCTAAGCAGCTTTTTATTGCCCTGAAGCATTTAAGAAACTGTGGTGTTCTACACTGTGACATAAAGCCGGATAATATGCTG GTTAACGAGGGAAAAAATGTTCTGAAGCTTTGTGATTTTGGAAATGCGATGTTTGCCGGTAAAAATGAAATCACGCCATACCTTGTTAGCCGGTTTTATCGTGCCCCTGAAATAA TTTTAGGGCTGCCATATGACCATCCAATGGATATCTGGTCTGTGGGTTGCTGTTTGTACGAGCTTTCTACAGGAAAAGTTCTTTTTCCTGGTCCTTCTAATAATGACATGCTGCGTCTACACATGGAATTAAAGGGCCCCTTTCAGAAAAAGATGCTTCGTAAG GGAGCATTTACTGAGCAACATTTTGACCAGGACCTGAACTTCCATGCTTCTGAGGAGGATCCTGTAACCAAAAAG ACCATAAAGCGAATAATAGTCAATATAAAGCCTAAAGATATTGGATCAATTATTAGGGGATCTCCTGGTGAAGATCCAAAGATGTTAGCCAATTTTAAGGATCTTCTAGACAAAATTTTTGTGTTGGATCCAGAAAAAAGGATGACAGTATCACAAGCATTGAATCATCCATTCATCACTG TCTTCTTTATGATGACCTAA